DNA from Mesorhizobium loti R88b:
AAAGGATACACGACCGCCGCAGGTCGGGCAGAAGCTGCGCGTGCCGTAGGTGGCGACTTCGCCCGATGCCTCGAAGGCGTCGCGCGGCCAGATGGCAAAGGCCGAGTAGGCAGAGCCACCGGCCTTGCGGCAATCCTTGCAGTGGCACAGCCCGACCCGTATCGGCTGGCCGGTGACGACGAAGTGCACGCCGCCGCACAGGCAACTGCCGGTCCTGCTTATAGTGTCGGACATGATCGCGGCCCTCCGTTCTCGCCAGTCTGGCTTCGTCGGCATGCCGACGACATGGTTGGCGGCAGCCGACGCCGCCTTCTAGCCGCGCGCGGCCATGTGGTTGTCGAGCTTCTTGCGCGAAGGGCCGTAGCGCTTGATGATGGTCTGGGCTTCGCTCTGCGGGATGCCGTATTTGCGCGCGAAGGCGGCAACCTCGTAGGTCTCCTCGCTCGAAACCAGCTTGCGGTCCTGTTTGGTCTTGGATTTGTCGTCGGGCATGTCAGGCCTCGCTTTCTGTCAGCCGCATGATCGCGCGGACACCGGTATATAGGATGCCGCGGTCAGACATAACAGCGAGCGGCGCTGCTGGTTCCATGGCCGGCCGCCGAAGCCTGCCGCGAGGGGACCCAAGAGCTGCCTAATCAGGCCGAGGGATGGGCCGCGTCGGCGCCGTGGCGATCGGTGTCGCGGCATTCGGTGCAAGGCGCGCTGGCGCCGGGGCAGCCGCGCTGGTGCGTGCCGGCGGGACAGCAAAGGCCGTTGGAGCTTGTCCAGCGCGGGCATTGGAAAACCTGCCCGGTGCCGCCGCAGCCTTCGCACTCAATGACCGATGACCGGACGAGATAGGATCTCGCCCCTAACTTAACGCTCGCGCCCAATTTTTTACCCTACCCAACACTGCACAAGACATGCCTGTGCATTAGCCCCAGCTAACAATACCACGATCTTGGTTACGAACAAGTTTCATGATTTCGTGGCGACCAGGCTTCGAGAATAAGGTGATTGTGCCGCAACTGACGGTGATTTGTGGCCTCAGGCCGGCTTCAGCCGCCTGGCTGCGAGATACATGAGCGCCGAGGCGGCCTGGCCGCGATCCCAGCCGGCGGCCTCGACCTTGTCGAGGAGGGCGTCGAGATGGGGGATCAGCATCTCCCTGCAGTCCTGTTCATAGGCGGCGCTCAGTGCCGGATGCTGCGGCGCGCCGATGGTCAAGGCTTTGGCCATGTCGGATTCCCCCTGTGAGCGGGCGCCATTATAACATCAGCCGGCAAACCGAAATAATCCGATTTCACTGGCGCGGAAGGAGCGCGCAGCGTCAACGATCCAGACCATGACCGGCACCCCGCGGCTCGGGAGGGATCATGCCCTTGGTTCAAAAAGCTCGACGACGTTGCCGGACGGGTCTTCGCAAAGGATCTGGCTCCCGCCTGGGCCGTCGACAATCTCGTTGCGGAACCGCACGCCGACCTCGCGCATCCGGGCGGCGAGCGCCGGCAGGTCCTGGACCTCCAGCACGATGCGGTTCCAGCCGCCTGGTTCGGGCGTGCGGCCATCTGGCATCGGTCTCGCCGCCGACGCCATCGGGCCGGCAAGCCAGAACGTCAGGTCGTCGCGTTTCAGGATGGCCATCGCCGGACCGAACTGCTGCTGCAGCACGAAATCCAGATGCCTGGTGTAAAATGCTATCGCCAACTCGACATCGCTGACGAGATATCGGACCGTCGCCATTCGCTGGCTCTCCACACAAACTTATCAAGCACCCCTTGCGAGGCATATCCTCCGGAGCCAGATGCTGCAAGGCTCGAGCCCCGGCGACAACATCCTGCTCGCGGTCTCCAGACCGGTGCCGATATCCGGCGCGGCAGCGCTTGCCGACAAAAAATTCAGGCCGGTGTCGGAACTGCACGGCGTCGCTCGTCCTTGGGTCGGAAGCCATCGCAAACCCTGGAGAGACAGCATGC
Protein-coding regions in this window:
- a CDS encoding GFA family protein gives rise to the protein MSDTISRTGSCLCGGVHFVVTGQPIRVGLCHCKDCRKAGGSAYSAFAIWPRDAFEASGEVATYGTRSFCPTCGGRVSFVGDDEVEVMLGSLDVAPTDLAPEYELWITRRETWLHALPGTEQFEHDRPHDRTMPKDDEPPAPRPLSDAVAHD
- a CDS encoding DUF3606 domain-containing protein; the protein is MPDDKSKTKQDRKLVSSEETYEVAAFARKYGIPQSEAQTIIKRYGPSRKKLDNHMAARG
- a CDS encoding VOC family protein, giving the protein MATVRYLVSDVELAIAFYTRHLDFVLQQQFGPAMAILKRDDLTFWLAGPMASAARPMPDGRTPEPGGWNRIVLEVQDLPALAARMREVGVRFRNEIVDGPGGSQILCEDPSGNVVELFEPRA